The proteins below come from a single Oncorhynchus keta strain PuntledgeMale-10-30-2019 chromosome 1, Oket_V2, whole genome shotgun sequence genomic window:
- the LOC127906204 gene encoding uncharacterized protein LOC127906204 isoform X9, which yields MPNVTLQVHDTALALMPNVTLQVHDTALALMPNVTLQVHDTALTLMPNVTLQVHDTALTLMPNVTLQVHDTALTLMPNVTLQVHDTALTLMPNVTLQVHDTALTLMPNVTLQVHDTALTLMPNVTLQVHDTALTLMPNVTLQVHDTALTLMPNVTLQVHDTALTLMPNVTLQVHDTALTLMPNVTLQVHDTALTLMPNVTLQVHDTALTLMPNVTLQVHDTALALMPNVTLQVHDTALALMPNVTLQVHDTALALMPNVTLQVHDTALTLMPNVTLQVHDTALTLMPNVTLQVHDTALTLMPNVTLQVHDTALTLMPNVTLQVHDTALTLMPNVTLQVHDTALTLMPNVTLQVHDTALTLMPNVTLQVHDTALTLMPNVTLQVHDTALTLMPNVTLQVHDTALALMPNVTLQVHDTALALMPSQTLE from the exons atgcctaacgtCACCCTGCAGGTACATGATACTGCACTAGCCCTAATGCCTAACGTCACCCTGCAGGTACATGATACTGCACTAGCCCTAATGCCTAACGTCACCCTGCAGGTACATGATACTgcactaaccctaatgcctaacgtCACCCTGCAGGTACATGATACTgcactaaccctaatgcctaacgtCACCCTGCAGGTACATGATACTgcactaaccctaatgcctaacgtCACCCTGCAGGTACATGATACTgcactaaccctaatgcctaacgtCACCCTGCAGGTACATGATACTgcactaaccctaatgcctaacgtCACCCTGCAGGTACATGATACTgcactaaccctaatgcctaacgtCACCCTGCAGGTACATGATACTgcactaaccctaatgcctaacgtCACCCTGCAGGTACATGATACTgcactaaccctaatgcctaacgtCACCCTGCAGGTACATGATACTgcactaaccctaatgcctaacgtCACCCTGCAGGTACATGATACTgcactaaccctaatgcctaacgtCACCCTGCAG GTACATGATACTgcactaaccctaatgcctaacgtCACCCTGCAGGTACATGATACTgcactaaccctaatgcctaacgtCACCCTGCAGGTACATGATACTGCACTAGCCCTAATGCCTAACGTCACCCTGCAGGTACATGATACTGCACTAGCCCTAATGCCTAACGTCACCCTGCAG GTACATGATACTGCACTAGCCCTAATGCCTAACGTCACCCTGCAGGTACATGATACTgcactaaccctaatgcctaacgtCACCCTGCAGGTACATGATACTgcactaaccctaatgcctaacgtCACCCTGCAGGTACATGATACTgcactaaccctaatgcctaacgtCACCCTGCAGGTACATGATACTgcactaaccctaatgcctaacgtCACCCTGCAGGTACATGATACTgcactaaccctaatgcctaacgtCACCCTGCAG GTACATGATACTgcactaaccctaatgcctaacgtCACCCTGCAGGTACATGATACTgcactaaccctaatgcctaacgtCACCCTGCAG GTACATGATACTgcactaaccctaatgcctaacgtCACCCTGCAGGTACATGATACTgcactaaccctaatgcctaacgtCACCCTGCAGGTACATGATACTGCACTAGCCCTAATGCCTAACGTCACCCTGCAGGTACATGATACTGCACTAGCCCTAATGCCTTCTCAAACACTTGAATAA
- the LOC127906204 gene encoding uncharacterized protein LOC127906204 isoform X8 — protein MPNVTLQVHDTALALMPNVTLQVHDTALALMPNVTLQVHDTALTLMPNVTLQVHDTALTLMPNVTLQVHDTALTLMPNVTLQVHDTALTLMPNVTLQVHDTALTLMPNVTLQVHDTALTLMPNVTLQVHDTALTLMPNVTLQVHDTALTLMPNVTLQVHDTALTLMPNVTLQVHDTALTLMPNVTLQVHDTALTLMPNVTLQVHDTALTLMPNVTLQVHDTALALMPNVTLQVHDTALALMPNVTLQVHDTALTLMPNVTLQVHDTALALMPNVTLQVHDTALTLMPNVTLQVHDTALTLMPNVTLQVHDTALTLMPNVTLQVHDTALTLMPNVTLQVHDTALTLMPNVTLQVHDTALTLMPNVTLQVHDTALTLMPNVTLQVHDTALTLMPNVTLQVHDTALTLMPNVTLQVHDTALALMPNVTLQVHDTALALMPSQTLE, from the exons atgcctaacgtCACCCTGCAGGTACATGATACTGCACTAGCCCTAATGCCTAACGTCACCCTGCAGGTACATGATACTGCACTAGCCCTAATGCCTAACGTCACCCTGCAGGTACATGATACTgcactaaccctaatgcctaacgtCACCCTGCAGGTACATGATACTgcactaaccctaatgcctaacgtCACCCTGCAGGTACATGATACTgcactaaccctaatgcctaacgtCACCCTGCAGGTACATGATACTgcactaaccctaatgcctaacgtCACCCTGCAGGTACATGATACTgcactaaccctaatgcctaacgtCACCCTGCAGGTACATGATACTgcactaaccctaatgcctaacgtCACCCTGCAGGTACATGATACTgcactaaccctaatgcctaacgtCACCCTGCAGGTACATGATACTgcactaaccctaatgcctaacgtCACCCTGCAGGTACATGATACTgcactaaccctaatgcctaacgtCACCCTGCAGGTACATGATACTgcactaaccctaatgcctaacgtCACCCTGCAG GTACATGATACTgcactaaccctaatgcctaacgtCACCCTGCAGGTACATGATACTgcactaaccctaatgcctaacgtCACCCTGCAGGTACATGATACTGCACTAGCCCTAATGCCTAACGTCACCCTGCAGGTACATGATACTGCACTAGCCCTAATGCCTAACGTCACCCTGCAGGTACATGATACTgcactaaccctaatgcctaacgtCACCCTGCAG GTACATGATACTGCACTAGCCCTAATGCCTAACGTCACCCTGCAGGTACATGATACTgcactaaccctaatgcctaacgtCACCCTGCAGGTACATGATACTgcactaaccctaatgcctaacgtCACCCTGCAGGTACATGATACTgcactaaccctaatgcctaacgtCACCCTGCAGGTACATGATACTgcactaaccctaatgcctaacgtCACCCTGCAGGTACATGATACTgcactaaccctaatgcctaacgtCACCCTGCAG GTACATGATACTgcactaaccctaatgcctaacgtCACCCTGCAGGTACATGATACTgcactaaccctaatgcctaacgtCACCCTGCAG GTACATGATACTgcactaaccctaatgcctaacgtCACCCTGCAGGTACATGATACTgcactaaccctaatgcctaacgtCACCCTGCAGGTACATGATACTGCACTAGCCCTAATGCCTAACGTCACCCTGCAGGTACATGATACTGCACTAGCCCTAATGCCTTCTCAAACACTTGAATAA
- the LOC127906204 gene encoding uncharacterized protein LOC127906204 isoform X2, with amino-acid sequence MPNVTLQVHDTALALMPNVTLQVHDTALALMPNVTLQVHDTALTLMPNVTLQVHDTALTLMPNVTLQVHDTALTLMPNVTLQVHDTALTLMPNVTLQVHDTALTLMPNVTLQVHDTALTLMPNVTLQVHDTALTLMPNVTLQVHDTALTLMPNVTLQVHDTALTLMPNVTLQVHDTALTLMPNVTLQVHDTALTLMPNVTLQVHDTALTLMPNVTLQVHDTALALMPNVTLQVHDTALALMPNVTLQVHDTALTLMPNVTLQVHDTALTLMPNITLQVHDTALALMPNVTLQVHDTALTLMPNVTLQVHDTALTLMPNVTLQVHDTALTLMPNVTLQVHDTALTLMPNVTLQVHDTALTLMPNVTLQVHDTALTLMPNVTLQVHDTALTLMPNVTLQVHDTALTLMPNVTLQVHDTALTLMPNVTLQVHDTALALMPNVTLQVHDTALALMPSQTLE; translated from the exons atgcctaacgtCACCCTGCAGGTACATGATACTGCACTAGCCCTAATGCCTAACGTCACCCTGCAGGTACATGATACTGCACTAGCCCTAATGCCTAACGTCACCCTGCAGGTACATGATACTgcactaaccctaatgcctaacgtCACCCTGCAGGTACATGATACTgcactaaccctaatgcctaacgtCACCCTGCAGGTACATGATACTgcactaaccctaatgcctaacgtCACCCTGCAGGTACATGATACTgcactaaccctaatgcctaacgtCACCCTGCAGGTACATGATACTgcactaaccctaatgcctaacgtCACCCTGCAGGTACATGATACTgcactaaccctaatgcctaacgtCACCCTGCAGGTACATGATACTgcactaaccctaatgcctaacgtCACCCTGCAGGTACATGATACTgcactaaccctaatgcctaacgtCACCCTGCAGGTACATGATACTgcactaaccctaatgcctaacgtCACCCTGCAGGTACATGATACTgcactaaccctaatgcctaacgtCACCCTGCAG GTACATGATACTgcactaaccctaatgcctaacgtCACCCTGCAGGTACATGATACTgcactaaccctaatgcctaacgtCACCCTGCAGGTACATGATACTGCACTAGCCCTAATGCCTAACGTCACCCTGCAGGTACATGATACTGCACTAGCCCTAATGCCTAACGTCACCCTGCAGGTACATGATACTgcactaaccctaatgcctaacgtCACCCTGCAG GTACATGATACTgcactaaccctaatgcctaacatCACCCTGCAGGTACATGATACTGCACTAGCCCTAATGCCTAACGTCACCCTGCAGGTACATGATACTgcactaaccctaatgcctaacgtCACCCTGCAGGTACATGATACTgcactaaccctaatgcctaacgtCACCCTGCAGGTACATGATACTgcactaaccctaatgcctaacgtCACCCTGCAGGTACATGATACTgcactaaccctaatgcctaacgtCACCCTGCAGGTACATGATACTgcactaaccctaatgcctaacgtCACCCTGCAG GTACATGATACTgcactaaccctaatgcctaacgtCACCCTGCAGGTACATGATACTgcactaaccctaatgcctaacgtCACCCTGCAG GTACATGATACTgcactaaccctaatgcctaacgtCACCCTGCAGGTACATGATACTgcactaaccctaatgcctaacgtCACCCTGCAGGTACATGATACTGCACTAGCCCTAATGCCTAACGTCACCCTGCAGGTACATGATACTGCACTAGCCCTAATGCCTTCTCAAACACTTGAATAA
- the LOC127906204 gene encoding uncharacterized protein LOC127906204 isoform X23 — protein sequence MPNVTLQVHDTALALMPNVTLQVHDTALALMPNVTLQVHDTALTLMPNVTLQVHDTALTLMPNVTLQVHDTALTLMPNVTLQVHDTALTLMPNVTLQVHDTALTLMPNVTLQVHDTALTLMPNVTLQVHDTALTLMPNVTLQVHDTALTLMPNVTLQVHDTALTLMPNVTLQVHDTALTLMPNVTLQVHDTALTLMPNVTLQVHDTALTLMPNVTLQVHDTALALMPNVTLQVHDTALALMPNVTLQVHDTALTLMPNVTLQVHDTALTLMPNVTLQVHDTALTLMPNVTLQVHDTALTLMPNVTLQVHDTALALMPNVTLQVHDTALALMPSQTLE from the exons atgcctaacgtCACCCTGCAGGTACATGATACTGCACTAGCCCTAATGCCTAACGTCACCCTGCAGGTACATGATACTGCACTAGCCCTAATGCCTAACGTCACCCTGCAGGTACATGATACTgcactaaccctaatgcctaacgtCACCCTGCAGGTACATGATACTgcactaaccctaatgcctaacgtCACCCTGCAGGTACATGATACTgcactaaccctaatgcctaacgtCACCCTGCAGGTACATGATACTgcactaaccctaatgcctaacgtCACCCTGCAGGTACATGATACTgcactaaccctaatgcctaacgtCACCCTGCAGGTACATGATACTgcactaaccctaatgcctaacgtCACCCTGCAGGTACATGATACTgcactaaccctaatgcctaacgtCACCCTGCAGGTACATGATACTgcactaaccctaatgcctaacgtCACCCTGCAGGTACATGATACTgcactaaccctaatgcctaacgtCACCCTGCAGGTACATGATACTgcactaaccctaatgcctaacgtCACCCTGCAG GTACATGATACTgcactaaccctaatgcctaacgtCACCCTGCAGGTACATGATACTgcactaaccctaatgcctaacgtCACCCTGCAGGTACATGATACTGCACTAGCCCTAATGCCTAACGTCACCCTGCAGGTACATGATACTGCACTAGCCCTAATGCCTAACGTCACCCTGCAGGTACATGATACTgcactaaccctaatgcctaacgtCACCCTGCAGGTACATGATACTgcactaaccctaatgcctaacgtCACCCTGCAG GTACATGATACTgcactaaccctaatgcctaacgtCACCCTGCAGGTACATGATACTgcactaaccctaatgcctaacgtCACCCTGCAGGTACATGATACTGCACTAGCCCTAATGCCTAACGTCACCCTGCAGGTACATGATACTGCACTAGCCCTAATGCCTTCTCAAACACTTGAATAA
- the LOC127906204 gene encoding uncharacterized protein LOC127906204 isoform X16: MPNVTLQVHDTALALMPNVTLQVHDTALALMPNVTLQVHDTALTLMPNVTLQVHDTALTLMPNVTLQVHDTALTLMPNVTLQVHDTALTLMPNVTLQVHDTALTLMPNVTLQVHDTALTLMPNVTLQVHDTALTLMPNVTLQVHDTALTLMPNVTLQVHDTALTLMPNVTLQVHDTALTLMPNVTLQVHDTALTLMPNVTLQVHDTALTLMPNVTLQVHDTALALMPNVTLQVHDTALALMPNVTLQVHDTALTLMPNVTLQVHDTALTLMPNVTLQVHDTALTLMPNVTLQVHDTALTLMPNVTLQVHDTALTLMPNVTLQVHDTALTLMPNVTLQVHDTALALMPNVTLQVHDTALALMPSQTLE, encoded by the exons atgcctaacgtCACCCTGCAGGTACATGATACTGCACTAGCCCTAATGCCTAACGTCACCCTGCAGGTACATGATACTGCACTAGCCCTAATGCCTAACGTCACCCTGCAGGTACATGATACTgcactaaccctaatgcctaacgtCACCCTGCAGGTACATGATACTgcactaaccctaatgcctaacgtCACCCTGCAGGTACATGATACTgcactaaccctaatgcctaacgtCACCCTGCAGGTACATGATACTgcactaaccctaatgcctaacgtCACCCTGCAGGTACATGATACTgcactaaccctaatgcctaacgtCACCCTGCAGGTACATGATACTgcactaaccctaatgcctaacgtCACCCTGCAGGTACATGATACTgcactaaccctaatgcctaacgtCACCCTGCAGGTACATGATACTgcactaaccctaatgcctaacgtCACCCTGCAGGTACATGATACTgcactaaccctaatgcctaacgtCACCCTGCAGGTACATGATACTgcactaaccctaatgcctaacgtCACCCTGCAG GTACATGATACTgcactaaccctaatgcctaacgtCACCCTGCAGGTACATGATACTgcactaaccctaatgcctaacgtCACCCTGCAGGTACATGATACTGCACTAGCCCTAATGCCTAACGTCACCCTGCAGGTACATGATACTGCACTAGCCCTAATGCCTAACGTCACCCTGCAGGTACATGATACTgcactaaccctaatgcctaacgtCACCCTGCAGGTACATGATACTgcactaaccctaatgcctaacgtCACCCTGCAG GTACATGATACTgcactaaccctaatgcctaacgtCACCCTGCAGGTACATGATACTgcactaaccctaatgcctaacgtCACCCTGCAG GTACATGATACTgcactaaccctaatgcctaacgtCACCCTGCAGGTACATGATACTgcactaaccctaatgcctaacgtCACCCTGCAGGTACATGATACTGCACTAGCCCTAATGCCTAACGTCACCCTGCAGGTACATGATACTGCACTAGCCCTAATGCCTTCTCAAACACTTGAATAA
- the LOC127906204 gene encoding uncharacterized protein LOC127906204 isoform X10, which produces MPNVTLQVHDTALALMPNVTLQVHDTALALMPNVTLQVHDTALTLMPNVTLQVHDTALTLMPNVTLQVHDTALTLMPNVTLQVHDTALTLMPNVTLQVHDTALTLMPNVTLQVHDTALTLMPNVTLQVHDTALTLMPNVTLQVHDTALTLMPNVTLQVHDTALTLMPNVTLQVHDTALTLMPNVTLQVHDTALTLMPNVTLQVHDTALTLMPNVTLQVHDTALALMPNVTLQVHDTALALMPNVTLQVHDTALTLMPNVTLQVHDTALTLMPNVTLQVHDTALTLMPNVTLQVHDTALTLMPNVTLQVHDTALTLMPNVTLQVHDTALTLMPNVTLQVHDTALTLMPNVTLQVHDTALTLMPNVTLQVHDTALTLMPNVTLQVHDTALTLMPNVTLQVHDTALALMPNVTLQVHDTALALMPSQTLE; this is translated from the exons atgcctaacgtCACCCTGCAGGTACATGATACTGCACTAGCCCTAATGCCTAACGTCACCCTGCAGGTACATGATACTGCACTAGCCCTAATGCCTAACGTCACCCTGCAGGTACATGATACTgcactaaccctaatgcctaacgtCACCCTGCAGGTACATGATACTgcactaaccctaatgcctaacgtCACCCTGCAGGTACATGATACTgcactaaccctaatgcctaacgtCACCCTGCAGGTACATGATACTgcactaaccctaatgcctaacgtCACCCTGCAGGTACATGATACTgcactaaccctaatgcctaacgtCACCCTGCAGGTACATGATACTgcactaaccctaatgcctaacgtCACCCTGCAGGTACATGATACTgcactaaccctaatgcctaacgtCACCCTGCAGGTACATGATACTgcactaaccctaatgcctaacgtCACCCTGCAGGTACATGATACTgcactaaccctaatgcctaacgtCACCCTGCAGGTACATGATACTgcactaaccctaatgcctaacgtCACCCTGCAG GTACATGATACTgcactaaccctaatgcctaacgtCACCCTGCAGGTACATGATACTgcactaaccctaatgcctaacgtCACCCTGCAGGTACATGATACTGCACTAGCCCTAATGCCTAACGTCACCCTGCAGGTACATGATACTGCACTAGCCCTAATGCCTAACGTCACCCTGCAGGTACATGATACTgcactaaccctaatgcctaacgtCACCCTGCAGGTACATGATACTgcactaaccctaatgcctaacgtCACCCTGCAG GTACATGATACTgcactaaccctaatgcctaacgtCACCCTGCAGGTACATGATACTgcactaaccctaatgcctaacgtCACCCTGCAGGTACATGATACTgcactaaccctaatgcctaacgtCACCCTGCAGGTACATGATACTgcactaaccctaatgcctaacgtCACCCTGCAG GTACATGATACTgcactaaccctaatgcctaacgtCACCCTGCAGGTACATGATACTgcactaaccctaatgcctaacgtCACCCTGCAG GTACATGATACTgcactaaccctaatgcctaacgtCACCCTGCAGGTACATGATACTgcactaaccctaatgcctaacgtCACCCTGCAGGTACATGATACTGCACTAGCCCTAATGCCTAACGTCACCCTGCAGGTACATGATACTGCACTAGCCCTAATGCCTTCTCAAACACTTGAATAA
- the LOC127906204 gene encoding uncharacterized protein LOC127906204 isoform X4 produces the protein MPNVTLQVHDTALALMPNVTLQVHDTALALMPNVTLQVHDTALTLMPNVTLQVHDTALTLMPNVTLQVHDTALTLMPNVTLQVHDTALTLMPNVTLQVHDTALTLMPNVTLQVHDTALTLMPNVTLQVHDTALTLMPNVTLQVHDTALTLMPNVTLQVHDTALTLMPNVTLQVHDTALTLMPNVTLQVHDTALTLMPNVTLQVHDTALTLMPNVTLQVHDTALALMPNVTLQVHDTALALMPNVTLQVHDTALTLMPNVTLQVHDTALTLMPNVTLQVHDTALTLMPNVTLQVHDTALTLMPNVTLQVHDTALTLMPNVTLQVHDTALTLMPNVTLQVHDTALTLMPNVTLQVHDTALTLMPNVTLQVHDTALTLMPNVTLQVHDTALTLMPNVTLQVHDTALTLMPNVTLQVHDTALALMPNVTLQVHDTALALMPSQTLE, from the exons atgcctaacgtCACCCTGCAGGTACATGATACTGCACTAGCCCTAATGCCTAACGTCACCCTGCAGGTACATGATACTGCACTAGCCCTAATGCCTAACGTCACCCTGCAGGTACATGATACTgcactaaccctaatgcctaacgtCACCCTGCAGGTACATGATACTgcactaaccctaatgcctaacgtCACCCTGCAGGTACATGATACTgcactaaccctaatgcctaacgtCACCCTGCAGGTACATGATACTgcactaaccctaatgcctaacgtCACCCTGCAGGTACATGATACTgcactaaccctaatgcctaacgtCACCCTGCAGGTACATGATACTgcactaaccctaatgcctaacgtCACCCTGCAGGTACATGATACTgcactaaccctaatgcctaacgtCACCCTGCAGGTACATGATACTgcactaaccctaatgcctaacgtCACCCTGCAGGTACATGATACTgcactaaccctaatgcctaacgtCACCCTGCAGGTACATGATACTgcactaaccctaatgcctaacgtCACCCTGCAG GTACATGATACTgcactaaccctaatgcctaacgtCACCCTGCAGGTACATGATACTgcactaaccctaatgcctaacgtCACCCTGCAGGTACATGATACTGCACTAGCCCTAATGCCTAACGTCACCCTGCAGGTACATGATACTGCACTAGCCCTAATGCCTAACGTCACCCTGCAGGTACATGATACTgcactaaccctaatgcctaacgtCACCCTGCAGGTACATGATACTgcactaaccctaatgcctaacgtCACCCTGCAG GTACATGATACTgcactaaccctaatgcctaacgtCACCCTGCAGGTACATGATACTgcactaaccctaatgcctaacgtCACCCTGCAGGTACATGATACTgcactaaccctaatgcctaacgtCACCCTGCAGGTACATGATACTgcactaaccctaatgcctaacgtCACCCTGCAGGTACATGATACTgcactaaccctaatgcctaacgtCACCCTGCAG GTACATGATACTgcactaaccctaatgcctaacgtCACCCTGCAGGTACATGATACTgcactaaccctaatgcctaacgtCACCCTGCAG GTACATGATACTgcactaaccctaatgcctaacgtCACCCTGCAGGTACATGATACTgcactaaccctaatgcctaacgtCACCCTGCAGGTACATGATACTGCACTAGCCCTAATGCCTAACGTCACCCTGCAGGTACATGATACTGCACTAGCCCTAATGCCTTCTCAAACACTTGAATAA
- the LOC127906204 gene encoding uncharacterized protein LOC127906204 isoform X25: MPNVTLQVHDTALALMPNVTLQVHDTALALMPNVTLQVHDTALTLMPNVTLQVHDTALTLMPNVTLQVHDTALTLMPNVTLQVHDTALTLMPNVTLQVHDTALTLMPNVTLQVHDTALTLMPNVTLQVHDTALTLMPNVTLQVHDTALTLMPNVTLQVHDTALTLMPNVTLQVHDTALTLMPNVTLQVHDTALTLMPNVTLQVHDTALTLMPNVTLQVHDTALALMPNVTLQVHDTALALMPNVTLQVHDTALTLMPNVTLQVHDTALTLMPNVTLQVHDTALTLMPNITLQVHDTALALMPNVTLQVHDTALALMPNVTLQVHDTALALMPSQTLE, from the exons atgcctaacgtCACCCTGCAGGTACATGATACTGCACTAGCCCTAATGCCTAACGTCACCCTGCAGGTACATGATACTGCACTAGCCCTAATGCCTAACGTCACCCTGCAGGTACATGATACTgcactaaccctaatgcctaacgtCACCCTGCAGGTACATGATACTgcactaaccctaatgcctaacgtCACCCTGCAGGTACATGATACTgcactaaccctaatgcctaacgtCACCCTGCAGGTACATGATACTgcactaaccctaatgcctaacgtCACCCTGCAGGTACATGATACTgcactaaccctaatgcctaacgtCACCCTGCAGGTACATGATACTgcactaaccctaatgcctaacgtCACCCTGCAGGTACATGATACTgcactaaccctaatgcctaacgtCACCCTGCAGGTACATGATACTgcactaaccctaatgcctaacgtCACCCTGCAGGTACATGATACTgcactaaccctaatgcctaacgtCACCCTGCAGGTACATGATACTgcactaaccctaatgcctaacgtCACCCTGCAG GTACATGATACTgcactaaccctaatgcctaacgtCACCCTGCAGGTACATGATACTgcactaaccctaatgcctaacgtCACCCTGCAGGTACATGATACTGCACTAGCCCTAATGCCTAACGTCACCCTGCAGGTACATGATACTGCACTAGCCCTAATGCCTAACGTCACCCTGCAGGTACATGATACTgcactaaccctaatgcctaacgtCACCCTGCAGGTACATGATACTgcactaaccctaatgcctaacgtCACCCTGCAGGTACATGATACTgcactaaccctaatgcctaacatCACCCTGCAGGTACATGATACTGCACTAGCCCTAATGCCTAACGTCACCCTGCAG GTACATGATACTGCACTAGCCCTAATGCCTAACGTCACCCTGCAGGTACATGATACTGCACTAGCCCTAATGCCTTCTCAAACACTTGAATAA